In Podospora pseudoanserina strain CBS 124.78 chromosome 5, whole genome shotgun sequence, a single window of DNA contains:
- a CDS encoding hypothetical protein (EggNog:ENOG503PN2G): MYLRCRSRNCIKRTIPTYAMRPTALGHHLFNLSSLVTPALNCSDTQTQIIPKLKPLSITPPFTCSISPSFTSAMTQITRHHSFPTRAPSSQATGVEDLIQVEPMPIGDDPLPPYSLNNDHPSSRDTALPRSDPKAPQVSVQPPREEVYNGPPRLHILAAAWGGVIVTPTIKSLIRTSPPPPHGVGCQILQLEMCNMHSLLQPDPASGTYKVLSLVYRYDGDEYPTVMNLPETIRPSLITIAKPSAVSQLGGANLGNGGYRATITQPWRSITSSSSSSGPKVEILAVFYGKKRIEHPAVLEELANYFEGRTRQIRMTNTFFRGDTWPYTIKSWTVYFRFVGSRAGVQVVTGWENQALEQPWTRD, translated from the exons ATGTACTTGAGATGTAGATCTCGCAATTGCATAAAGCGCACAATTCCAACTTATGCAATGCGCCCG ACAGCACTTGGGCACCACCTGTTCAACCTCAGCTCACTCGTGACTCCCGCCCTCAACTGCTCAGATACACAAACGCAAATTATTCCGAAGCTAAAACCGTTATCCATCACACCACCATTTACCTGCTCAATTTCACCATCGTTTACCTCAGCCATGACCCAGATCACTCGCCATCATAGCTTCCCCACCCGCGCACCTTCCAGTCAAGCCACGGGTGTTGAAGATTTGATCCAAGTCGAGCCTATGCCTATCGGAGATGACCCGCTTCCTCCTTACTCTCTCAACAATGATCACCCATCTTCCCGTGACACTGCCCTGCCTCGGTCCGACCCAAAAGCCCCTCAAGTGTCCGTCCAGCCACCACGAGAAGAGGTCTACAACGGTCCACCCCGGCTGCATATCCTCGCGGCTGCCTGGGGAGGCGTGATTGTGACGCCTACTATCAAGTCTCTCATCCGGACcagtcctccacctcctcatggCGTTGGCTGTCAGATTCTACAGCTCGAGATGTGCAATATGCACAGTCTCCTCCAGCCAGACCCAGCTTCCGGCACCTACAAGGTTTTGAGTCTCGTATACCGATACGATGGCGACGAATATCCGACCGTTATGAATCTGCCCGAAACGATTCGCCCATCCCTTATCACCATCGCCAAACCCTCTGCCGTATCGCAACTCGGTGGTGCCAACCTTGGCAACGGTGGCTACCGAGCTACCATAACACAGCCGTGGCGGTCcatcacctcatcctcgtcttcatcagGTCCGAAGGTGGAGATTCTGGCTGTCTTTTACGGCAAGAAGCGCATCGAACATCCGGCCGTGCTGGAGGAGCTAGCAAACTACTTTGAGGGCCGTACGAGGCAGATACGGATGACCAACACATTCTTCCGCGGCGACACGTGGCCGTACACGATAAAATCCTGGACCGTGTACTTTCGCTTTGTGGGTTCCAGGGCGGGCGTGCAGGTGGTTACAGGGTGGGAAAACCAGGCTCTTGAGCAACCGTGGACTCGAGACTGA
- a CDS encoding hypothetical protein (EggNog:ENOG503PR93): MALSVFTLVLLFLFSSQANAQHRRWEPSTFYKATRSLLTIPYYNKTYACFLATAEATTTSTKITATRVSIIPIDPIWTTLPIASLTGDPFCINEAAPHEWIGNHCVCQNGETLSVIPFATGGNISDYQPCAYTTVYPDTATSTLSQTHITCTMRIL; the protein is encoded by the coding sequence ATGGCATTATCAGTGTTCACtttggttttgttgtttctcttttccagtCAGGCAAACGCACAGCATAGGAGATGGGAGCCATCGACGTTTTACAAAGCCACCCGTTCACTGCTTACTATCCCGTATTATAACAAGACCTACGCTTGCTTTCTGGCGACAGCAgaggcaacaacaacatcaacaaaaatAACAGCAACAAGAGTCTCGATCATTCCCATCGATCCGATCTGGACAACCCTTCCGATTGCGAGCTTGACAGGTGATCCTTTTTGCATCAACGAAGCGGCACCTCATGAATGGATCGGGAATCATTGCGTTTGTCAGAACGGGGAGACTTTGAGCGTTATTCCGTTCGCGACGGGGGGTAATATTTCGGATTATCAACCCTGCGCCTACACGACCGTCTACCCGGATACAGCGACATCAACCCTCAGCCAGACTCATATCACTTGTACAATGAGAATTCTCTAG
- a CDS encoding hypothetical protein (COG:Q; EggNog:ENOG503NUX8), translating into MGFFDSLSPRGVATSALLLTSFAQDALARPNPDPKAPWVKNTGLGKKKMANHLKRAIMGDRRAIETPFCSETLATEIKAPKPNVWGPLVDVEVASVVEWLFAQADLNLTVTEEAGGWDNTIQLVEAMWPNKTDVLAFVDGDGPAPTKYAHVVLNNRATETPHYADIIVGPLPLDNATAKWEPLEYPYTKQNGGKVRNLDADSDRLYSEWLFKIGASVADITLDLWNGTAMGLENDTLSIWGIDPLWQDDGEIIRWDTFWNIPTGDFDDMTLFPLGLYFSSEVSGRDPSKWELRGWLYNSVFYATTEEFRAAYWSEDFVKNGPNVDGDWARTDKNGETPEMDKAQGPVIVAPAGARFAVDHKEKYVEWMDWSFYVGFNRDTGPGLFDIRYKGERLVYELSLQEALAHYAGNDPMNSGTAYLDSFYGFGPYTFELVKGYDCPAYATYMNTSFYVNEETRTHIDSLCLFEYVADYPMQRHTTSDYVSVTKNTYFVIRSIATIGNYDYQQSFSFFMDGSFAVEVRASGYIQSAYFAGNEDYGFKIHDNLSGSMHDHVLNFKADFDVLGTNNSIELMSMVPVSRSYPWSAGKVRNTMALERKFIETEDESRFNWGPNSATQVLIVNENERNKHGEMRGYRVLPYMGTAHLTVQNSTNLGVAAQWANHDVQITKYKDSEQKAYHAFNTQDVHDPPVNFDKYFDGESVRNEDIVLWLNLGMHHVPHTGDLPNTVQTTAHSGIQFMPSNYFNIDQSRRTVNQVRINYFNGSAEVEEFGQFKAGSSESTCSTCKLNYTPLEPEHQGYKGDVVIRKFPFDPNNPFYATSGI; encoded by the exons ATGGGCTTCTTCGACAGCCTGAGCCCTCGGGGCGTGGCTAcctctgccctcctcctcacctccttcgccCAAGATGCCCTCGCTCGCCCCAACCCCGACCCCAAGGCTCCTTGGGTGAAGAACACTGGcttgggcaagaagaagatggccaaCCACCTCAAGCGTGCCATCATGGGCGACAGGAGAGCTATCGAGACGCCCTTCTGCTCCGAGACATTGGCCACCGAGATCAAGGCCCCCAAGCCGAACGTTTGGGGCCCTCTGGTGGACGTCGAGGTTGCTTCTGTTGTTGAGTGGCTTTTCGCCCAGGCCGATCTCAACCTGACCGTCACGGAAGAAGCGGGTGGATGGGATAACACCAT TCAACTTGTCGAAGCCATGTGGCCAAACAAGACTGATGTTCTTGCCTTCGTGGATGGCGATGGCCCTGCGCCGACCAAGTACGCCCACGTCGTTCTCAACAACCGTGCGACGGAAACCCCCCATTACGCTGATATCATCGTTGGACCCTTGCCCCTTGACAATGCTACTGCCAAGTGGGAGCCCCTCGAGTATCCCTACACGAAGCAGAACGGTGGCAAGGTGCGCAACCTCGATGCCGATTCCGACCGCCTCTACTCGGAGTGGCTCTTCAAGATCGGTGCCTCCGTCGCCGACATCACGCTCGATCTGTGGAACGGCACGGCCATGGGCTTGGAGAACGacaccctctccatctggGGCATTGACCCTCTCTGGCAGGATGACGGCGAAATCATTCGCTGGGACACCTTCTGGAACATCCCTACTGGCGACTTTGATGACATGACTCTCTTTCCCCTTGGCCTCTACTTCAGCAGCGAAGTCAGCGGCAGAGACCCCAGCAAGTGGGAGCTTCGTGGGTGGCTGTACAACAGCGTTTTCTATGCCACTACTGAGGAGTTCCGTGCTGCCTACTGGTCTGAGGACTTCGTCAAGAACGGGCCCAACGTCGATGGCGACTGGGCTAGAACTGACAAGAACGGAGAAACCCCTGAGATGGACAAGGCCCAGGGCCCCGTCATTGTTGCTCCCGCTGGCGCTCGTTTTGCCGTTGACCACAAGGAGAAGTACGTCGAGTGGATGGACTGGAGCTTCTATGTCGGCTTCAACCGCGACACTGGTCCTGGTCTTTTCGACATCCGCTACAAGGGCGAGAGACTCGTCTATGAGCTGTCCCTCCAGGAGGCTTTGGCTCACTATGCTGGCAACGACCCCATGAACTCCGGCACCGCTTACCTCGACAGCTTCTACGGCTTCGGTCCTTACACTTTTGAGCTTGTCAAGGGATACGACTGCCCTGCCTACGCCACTTATATGAACACCTCGTTCTACGTCAATGAGGAGACTCGCACCCACATCGACAGTCTCTGCTTGTTCGAGTACGTGGCCGACTACCCGATGCAGAGACACACCACCTCGGACTACGTCTCGGTCACCAAGAACACCTACTTTGTGATCAGATCCATTGCCACCATTGGTAACTACGATTACCAGcagtccttctccttcttcatggATGGTTCTTTCGCCGTCGAGGTTCGCGCTTCTGGCTACATCCAAAGCGCCTACTTTGCTGGCAATGAGGACTACGGCTTCAAGATCCACGACAACCTCAGTGGTTCCATGCACGATCACGTTCTCAACTTCAAGGCCGATTTCGATGTTCTGGGcaccaacaactccatcGAGCTCATGAGCATGGTCCCAGTTTCCAGGTCCTACCCCTGGTCCGCTGGGAAGGTCCGCAACACCATGGCCCTTGAGCGCAAGTTCATCGAGACCGAGGATGAGTCCCGCTTCAACTGGGGCCCCAACTCGGCCACTCAGGTCTTGATCGTCAACGAGAACGAGAGGAACAAGCACGGCGAGATGCGCGGCTACCGTGTGCTCCCTTACATGGGCACTGCTCACTTGACTGTACAGAACAGCACCAACTTGGGCGTCGCTGCTCAGTGGGCCAACCACGACGTTCAGATCACCAAGTACAAGGATTCTGAGCAGAAGGCTTACCACGCCTTCAACACGCAGGATGTCCATGATCCTCCCGTCAACTTTGACAAGTACTTTGATGGAGAATCCGTCCGCAACGAGGACATTGTCCTGTGGCTGAACCTGGGCATGCACCACGTCCCCCACACGGGTGATCTCCCCAACACGGTGCAGACCACTGCCCACTCAGGCATCCAGTTCATGCCGTCCAACTACTTTAACATTGACCAGAGCAGACGTACTGTCAACCAGGTCCGCATCAACTACTTCAACGGCAgcgccgaggtggaggagtttggccAGTTCAAGGCCGGCAGCTCCGAGAGCACTTGCAGCACCTGCAAGCTCAACTACACTCCTCTGGAGCCCGAGCACCAGGGCTATAAGGGCGATGTTGTCATTCGCAAGTTCCCCTttgaccccaacaacccGTTCTATGCCACTTCTGGCATCTAA
- a CDS encoding hypothetical protein (COG:C; EggNog:ENOG503Q3U6) produces MTQAFKNVVVVGGSYVGVATAKELAKLLPSSHRPRFAILPSHEHKCLIPYTTTFSLSPDPSRHQVIQAKALSLSPTTSTLHIDTPFQGSTTVPFTHLIAATGTNLSPPGTIPHNTKPRAITFLQSYQSSLRTAPSIIIIGGGAVGVQMACDLKEIYPHKPITLIHSRHNLMPAYHPSLSDLIKSRFAELGVNLITESRVAIPERGFPLTAQPIDVHLQDGRTLTADFVITATGQTPNNQWLRCSLGNGVINKKNGFVKVKPTMQIDGGPWENLFAVGDINDCGAHKAAKPGMVQAGVAARNITALVRGEEAEEQLAVAPAGIHLTLGLTKNVIFRNPDTAKGVTEPYINLKDEEDMNIEEVWGRRGPKVTSQRDYHL; encoded by the exons ATGACACAAGCGTTTAAGaatgttgtcgttgtcggcGGCTCCTACGTCGGAGTG GCAACGGCAAAAGAACTAGCCAaactccttccctcctctcacCGT cctcgcttcgccatcctcccctctcacGAACACAAATGCCTAATcccctacaccaccaccttctccctctcccccgacccctcccgccaccaGGTCATCCAAGCCAaagccctctccctctcccccaccacctccaccctccacaTCGACACCCCCTTTCAAggctccaccaccgtccccttcacccacctcatcgccgccaccggcaccaacctCTCTCCCCCCGGCACGATcccccacaacaccaaaccccgCGCCATCACCTTCCTCCAATCCTACCAATCCTCCCTCCGcaccgccccctccatcatcatcatcggcggcggcgcagTAGGAGTCCAGATGGCGTGCGATCTCAAAGAAATCTACCCCCACAAACCCATAACCCTGATTCACTCCCGACATAACTTAATGCCAGCCTACCACCCGTCCCTCTCCGACTTAATCAAGTCTCGCTTTGCTGAATTAGGcgtcaacctcatcaccgaAAGCAGGGTCGCCATCCCCGAGCGTGGCTTCCCCCTCACAGCTCAACCAATAGACGTCCACCTCCAAGACGGGCGGACCCTAACCGCTGATTTCGTCATCACCGCGACGGGCCAAACGCCAAATAACCAGTGGTTGCGATGCTCACTTGGAAATGGTGTGATCAACAAAAAGAATGGATtcgtcaaagtcaaaccAACAATGCAGATCGACGGTGGCCCGTGGGAAAACCTCTTCGCCGTGGGTGATATCAACGACTGCGGGGCTCACAAGGCCGCAAAGCCGGGGATGGTGcaggctggtgttgctgcgaGGAACATCACTGCTTTGGTCaggggggaagaggcggaGGAACAGTTGGCGGTTGCGCCGGCTGGGATTCATCTTACTTTGGGGCTG ACCAAAAACGTCATCTTCAGAAACCCCGACACGGCAAAAGGGGTAACGGAGCCGTATATCAACCTCAAGGATGA GGAAGACATGAACATCGAGGAGGTGTGGGGCCGAAGAGGGCCAAAGGTGACCAGCCAGAGAGATTATCATCTGTAG